A window from Photobacterium sp. DA100 encodes these proteins:
- the malE gene encoding maltose/maltodextrin ABC transporter substrate-binding protein MalE: protein MKKVLSTVALCTLAALGSVSAHAAIEEGQLTIWINGDKGYNGLAEVGKQFEEDTGVKVTVAFPDNLAERFPQVAAAGDGPDIVFWAHDRFGGYAKAGLLAEINPSQAMKDKIIDFTWDAVSYDGKYVGYPVAVEALSLIYNKDLVPNPPKNWEDIEALDKKLQKDGKKAIMWNLKEPFFTWPILTADGGYAFKFTANGYDVKDVGVNNAGAKYGMNFIKSLVDKKVISPDMDYSISEAEFNKGNVAMTINGPWSWGNIEKSGIDYGVTLLPKLNGNPSKPFVGVLTAGISAVSPNKDLAVEFIENYLLTNEGLAKVDADKPLGAVALKSFQQKLDKDTRIAATMDNAMNGEIMPNVPQMTAFWYAQGNAIQNVVDGRQGVDDALNAAAGHILK from the coding sequence ATGAAGAAAGTCCTCAGCACAGTCGCATTATGTACCCTTGCTGCTCTTGGTTCAGTATCTGCGCATGCAGCGATTGAAGAAGGTCAACTTACCATTTGGATTAATGGTGACAAAGGTTATAACGGCTTGGCAGAAGTAGGTAAACAGTTCGAAGAAGACACAGGCGTAAAAGTCACTGTCGCTTTCCCTGACAACCTTGCAGAGCGTTTCCCGCAGGTTGCTGCCGCTGGTGATGGTCCGGATATCGTATTCTGGGCCCACGACCGCTTCGGTGGTTATGCTAAAGCAGGTCTACTGGCTGAAATCAACCCATCTCAGGCGATGAAAGATAAAATCATCGACTTTACTTGGGATGCAGTATCATACGACGGCAAGTACGTAGGCTACCCTGTTGCTGTTGAAGCACTTTCACTGATTTACAACAAGGATCTTGTTCCAAACCCGCCTAAGAACTGGGAAGACATCGAAGCACTAGACAAGAAGCTTCAGAAAGACGGCAAGAAAGCGATCATGTGGAACCTGAAAGAACCGTTCTTCACATGGCCAATCCTGACTGCTGACGGTGGTTATGCCTTCAAGTTCACTGCGAACGGCTACGACGTGAAAGACGTAGGTGTGAACAACGCAGGTGCGAAGTACGGCATGAACTTCATCAAGTCTCTGGTTGATAAGAAAGTTATTTCGCCAGACATGGATTACAGCATTTCTGAAGCTGAGTTCAACAAAGGTAACGTTGCAATGACAATCAATGGTCCATGGTCATGGGGCAACATTGAGAAGTCAGGTATCGACTACGGTGTAACGCTACTTCCGAAACTAAACGGCAACCCGTCTAAACCTTTTGTTGGTGTACTAACTGCAGGCATCAGCGCAGTTTCTCCTAACAAAGACCTAGCTGTTGAGTTTATCGAAAACTACCTACTAACAAATGAAGGTCTGGCAAAAGTAGACGCTGACAAGCCTCTAGGTGCTGTTGCGCTTAAGTCTTTCCAGCAGAAGCTTGATAAAGATACCCGCATTGCTGCGACAATGGACAATGCAATGAACGGTGAAATCATGCCAAACGTTCCACAAATGACCGCATTCTGGTACGCACAGGGTAACGCAATCCAGAACGTTGTTGACGGCCGCCAGGGTGTTGATGATGCCCTAAACGCCGCTGCGGGTCACATTCTTAAGTAA
- the malK gene encoding maltose/maltodextrin ABC transporter ATP-binding protein MalK, which yields MASVTLRNVCKAYGDNLISKNVDLDIAEGEFVVFVGPSGCGKSTLLRCIAGLEDITSGDLYIGEERMNDVPPSERGVGMVFQSYALYPHLNLFDNMSFGMKLAKADKEETKRRVDHAADILQLGHLLERKPKALSGGQRQRVAIGRTLVSQPNVFLLDEPLSNLDAALRVQMRIEIAKLHKQLGCTMIYVTHDQIEAMTMAQKIVVLDGGYVSQVGKPLELYHYPQNRFVAGFIGSPKMNFMSVFIEQVEDERVMVQMANGKAFWIPVDGTTVTKGDRMSLGVRPEHLVPEGEGDATIEGTVQVVEKLGYETQAYLRLEHMDADFIYRRPDTIDVDAGDSFKVDIPAHRCHLFHSDGKACRRLYKEPGV from the coding sequence ATGGCGAGTGTTACTTTACGAAATGTATGTAAAGCATATGGAGATAACCTGATTTCGAAAAACGTTGATCTCGATATTGCTGAAGGTGAGTTCGTTGTCTTCGTAGGTCCATCAGGCTGTGGTAAGTCAACACTTCTACGTTGTATCGCTGGCCTTGAAGACATTACTTCAGGTGATTTGTACATCGGCGAAGAACGCATGAATGACGTGCCACCGTCTGAGCGCGGTGTGGGCATGGTATTCCAATCTTACGCACTTTACCCTCACCTGAACCTTTTCGACAACATGTCATTCGGCATGAAGCTAGCAAAGGCCGACAAGGAAGAAACCAAACGCCGTGTTGACCACGCCGCAGATATCCTTCAGCTAGGCCATCTGCTTGAGCGTAAGCCAAAGGCACTATCGGGCGGTCAGCGCCAGCGTGTAGCAATCGGCCGTACCTTGGTGTCACAACCTAACGTTTTCCTACTCGACGAACCGCTATCTAACCTAGATGCCGCGCTGCGTGTTCAGATGCGTATCGAAATTGCCAAGCTTCACAAGCAGCTGGGCTGCACCATGATCTACGTTACCCACGATCAGATCGAAGCGATGACCATGGCACAGAAAATCGTGGTCCTTGATGGTGGATATGTCTCCCAGGTTGGTAAGCCTCTCGAATTGTACCACTACCCGCAAAACCGCTTTGTTGCCGGCTTCATCGGCTCACCGAAGATGAACTTCATGAGCGTGTTCATCGAGCAGGTTGAAGACGAGCGCGTGATGGTTCAAATGGCGAATGGCAAAGCATTCTGGATCCCTGTAGACGGTACCACAGTGACCAAAGGCGACCGCATGTCTTTGGGTGTTCGCCCTGAGCACTTGGTACCAGAAGGTGAAGGTGATGCAACCATCGAGGGGACTGTACAGGTAGTCGAAAAACTGGGTTATGAAACCCAAGCTTACCTGCGCCTTGAGCACATGGATGCTGACTTCATCTACCGCCGTCCAGATACCATTGACGTTGATGCGGGCGATTCGTTCAAAGTCGATATCCCAGCGCACCGCTGTCACCTGTTCCACAGCGATGGCAAAGCCTGCCGCCGCCTTTACAAAGAGCCTGGTGTATAA
- a CDS encoding alpha/beta hydrolase-fold protein, whose protein sequence is MPLDPTQKNYDPARMIVHENMHIPQLGRKRHVRVYLPANYDRSSQQFPVMYMHDGQNVFEPELCIAGASWQVAEQLDELQAKGESKGFIVVAIDCSQLRGHLGRRDEYSPWTFAPPAVLANWEQAIEPQGGDGDAYCDFIVQTLKPYIDSHYRTLPARESTIIAGSSMGGFISLYAALRYQDTFSKAGVFSPAFWFAAKEMRSFIEQACIERPIEIYMDIGTHETSDPAIDGFPALYHELAVEFAGILNRKSRQLKCHFDVDNGGIHSESAWANRFLTMVEKFNLD, encoded by the coding sequence ATGCCTCTTGACCCAACCCAGAAAAACTATGATCCCGCAAGGATGATCGTCCATGAAAATATGCATATCCCCCAACTCGGCCGCAAACGCCATGTTCGTGTATACCTCCCGGCAAACTATGACAGAAGCTCACAACAGTTCCCTGTAATGTATATGCATGATGGCCAGAACGTATTTGAGCCAGAACTGTGTATAGCAGGCGCAAGCTGGCAAGTTGCAGAACAACTGGATGAACTTCAGGCCAAAGGAGAATCAAAAGGCTTTATCGTGGTAGCCATAGATTGTAGCCAGCTGCGAGGTCATCTAGGCCGCCGTGACGAATACTCACCTTGGACATTTGCTCCACCAGCAGTTCTGGCCAACTGGGAGCAAGCTATCGAGCCGCAGGGTGGCGATGGCGACGCGTACTGCGATTTTATCGTCCAGACCCTCAAGCCGTATATCGATAGTCACTACCGCACCCTGCCAGCGCGTGAATCAACCATCATTGCCGGCAGCTCAATGGGCGGGTTTATCAGCCTGTATGCGGCATTAAGGTATCAAGACACCTTCTCTAAGGCCGGCGTGTTCTCTCCTGCCTTCTGGTTTGCAGCTAAAGAGATGAGGTCATTCATTGAACAAGCTTGCATTGAGCGCCCCATAGAGATCTACATGGATATCGGTACCCACGAAACCAGCGATCCTGCTATCGATGGTTTCCCGGCCCTCTACCATGAGTTAGCGGTTGAATTTGCCGGCATTCTGAACCGCAAATCTCGCCAGCTAAAATGCCATTTCGACGTAGATAACGGCGGTATCCACAGTGAAAGTGCCTGGGCAAATCGATTTCTCACTATGGTAGAAAAATTCAATCTGGATTGA
- a CDS encoding amylo-alpha-1,6-glucosidase has protein sequence MSTIEQAPFTEPLYVKGTFNGWGDDTPMNYIGDGCYQAVVCFSADLHNFKISDQQGTEAFSFAADKYKAVACELKQPQTLIPAKGIGNDLTFMAPDTGLYTISVRVSDDKVEMVIEAGGENLDSEPNRALFDAGFSVEAGRGDVTGKGNKVLSPEQLFSELAISVEQSAPFVFGDNIDGYFDGVTHGYVAAGKYRHKQGWYLGAMASFVDGVLNDKTIAEEARIYPYGVTHGFTGGSGNDIEETFMLFSGQDSRQRSAAITVKSAEPAVLSIAPQLNLAMDSSSVKAFDGGVVYALSEELRQAGTPSFIALCANKSFSFSETTFGETPALKNKVHLSGHHVKPLLTSTDPQAEMTVYLAFAETEAEAIAHASSLVKQDGVSIHLQQVYDMLTHSYVWTSDREYNRALMWAKAAGKVFVSTEFGKGIWAGLPWFKDCWGRDSFIAVPGITLVNGDFADAKTIIDNFASMQLADESNVNFGRIPNRVTSLTNIIYNTTDGTPWMVREVWDYLRYSGDKGYAKAIYPVVQTYIAGIEKHYLDEHGLMTHRDPDTWMDAKLEGKLPWSARGTRANDIQALWFTSLLVAVELAKLTGDEQSAEHYQQMAERVSESFQKLFWDQEQQKLADRLFADDQRDLQVRSNQLMTVTVPFDNGLLDKNIGAKVVKNAVSELLFPWGITSLSQYDPIFHPYHANRDEYHKDAAYHNGTIWGWNAGFTVSSLIEYGYADFAYQLTKNLSEQILYLGHRGAMSENLDAFLNQEGGLTTTGTYAQAWSVSEFTRNGYQDYIGFKPELLADKVVLAPCLPSSWKQFDAELRFGESNALSVGYQFTDQGLQRFELAYKETSFSQAVAVQLDLHLMAQDKAKYQLVLVPDELPAVIEFDPAVASVVVNGKQRDLVQIQPSYAAVIGDLAFAKPDLSLAFPVLQGQHVLQQQVENADLVQATD, from the coding sequence GTGAGCACGATTGAACAGGCGCCTTTTACAGAGCCGTTGTATGTTAAAGGGACATTCAATGGTTGGGGTGACGATACACCAATGAACTATATTGGTGACGGTTGTTACCAGGCTGTAGTTTGCTTTTCAGCCGATCTTCATAACTTCAAAATATCCGATCAACAAGGCACTGAGGCATTTAGCTTTGCTGCGGATAAATACAAAGCAGTTGCCTGTGAGTTGAAACAACCACAGACATTGATCCCTGCTAAGGGGATCGGCAACGATCTTACCTTCATGGCACCGGATACCGGTTTGTACACGATTTCAGTTAGGGTGTCGGACGACAAAGTTGAAATGGTGATTGAAGCTGGGGGCGAAAACCTCGATAGCGAGCCGAACCGGGCATTGTTTGACGCGGGCTTTTCGGTCGAGGCTGGCAGAGGAGATGTAACTGGCAAAGGAAACAAGGTGCTAAGCCCTGAACAATTGTTTAGTGAGCTTGCTATCAGTGTTGAGCAGAGCGCCCCGTTTGTGTTCGGTGACAATATCGACGGCTATTTTGATGGCGTGACCCACGGCTATGTCGCGGCGGGTAAGTACCGTCACAAGCAAGGCTGGTATCTTGGTGCAATGGCCTCGTTTGTCGATGGTGTGCTTAATGACAAAACCATAGCCGAAGAAGCTCGTATTTATCCTTATGGTGTTACCCACGGTTTTACAGGTGGTTCCGGTAATGACATAGAAGAAACTTTCATGTTGTTTTCCGGGCAAGACAGTCGCCAGCGCAGCGCTGCGATTACTGTTAAGTCGGCAGAGCCCGCTGTTTTATCAATAGCTCCCCAGCTTAACCTGGCGATGGACAGTTCATCGGTGAAAGCATTTGATGGTGGTGTGGTGTACGCACTGTCTGAAGAGCTGCGCCAGGCGGGTACGCCGTCGTTTATTGCGCTTTGTGCTAACAAGTCTTTCTCTTTTAGCGAAACGACTTTTGGTGAGACGCCAGCTCTCAAAAACAAGGTGCATTTGAGCGGCCATCATGTGAAGCCGTTACTGACGTCAACCGACCCACAAGCCGAGATGACCGTGTATCTGGCTTTTGCAGAAACGGAAGCAGAGGCGATTGCGCATGCGAGTTCACTGGTTAAACAGGATGGGGTGAGCATTCACTTGCAGCAGGTTTATGACATGCTGACTCACTCTTATGTTTGGACCTCTGATCGTGAATACAACCGTGCTTTGATGTGGGCTAAGGCGGCAGGCAAGGTATTTGTTTCAACCGAGTTTGGCAAAGGTATTTGGGCTGGCCTTCCTTGGTTCAAAGACTGCTGGGGGCGTGACTCCTTTATCGCCGTGCCGGGGATCACCCTGGTTAATGGTGACTTTGCCGATGCCAAGACCATCATTGATAACTTTGCGTCGATGCAGCTGGCCGATGAATCCAATGTGAATTTTGGTCGTATCCCTAACCGGGTAACCAGCCTAACCAACATCATCTACAACACTACGGATGGCACGCCGTGGATGGTCCGTGAGGTGTGGGATTACTTGCGTTACAGCGGTGACAAAGGCTATGCCAAGGCTATCTACCCTGTGGTTCAAACCTACATTGCCGGTATCGAGAAGCACTATCTGGATGAACACGGATTGATGACCCACCGTGACCCTGACACTTGGATGGATGCCAAGCTGGAAGGCAAGCTTCCTTGGTCGGCCCGCGGTACTCGAGCTAACGATATCCAGGCGCTTTGGTTCACCAGCCTATTGGTTGCCGTTGAACTGGCGAAGCTGACTGGTGATGAGCAGAGCGCTGAGCATTATCAGCAGATGGCTGAACGGGTGAGTGAAAGCTTCCAAAAGCTGTTCTGGGATCAAGAACAACAAAAACTGGCGGATCGCCTGTTTGCTGATGATCAGCGTGATCTTCAGGTGCGATCCAACCAGCTGATGACGGTAACCGTGCCTTTTGACAACGGGTTACTGGATAAGAACATCGGTGCCAAGGTGGTGAAGAATGCGGTCAGTGAGTTGTTGTTCCCGTGGGGCATCACGTCGCTGTCGCAATATGACCCGATTTTCCACCCGTACCATGCCAATCGCGATGAATACCATAAAGATGCCGCCTACCACAACGGGACAATCTGGGGCTGGAATGCCGGCTTTACGGTTTCAAGCCTGATCGAATATGGTTACGCGGATTTTGCCTATCAGCTAACCAAGAACCTTTCAGAGCAGATTTTGTATCTTGGTCATCGAGGGGCGATGAGCGAAAACCTAGATGCCTTTTTGAATCAAGAGGGCGGGTTAACCACAACCGGGACTTATGCCCAGGCTTGGTCGGTGTCGGAGTTTACCCGCAACGGTTATCAGGACTATATTGGCTTCAAGCCGGAGTTACTGGCAGACAAGGTAGTACTGGCTCCTTGTTTGCCATCGAGTTGGAAGCAGTTTGATGCCGAGCTTCGTTTCGGTGAATCGAATGCATTATCTGTTGGTTACCAGTTTACCGATCAAGGCTTGCAGCGTTTTGAGCTGGCTTATAAGGAGACTAGTTTTTCCCAAGCTGTGGCAGTGCAGCTTGACCTTCATTTGATGGCACAAGACAAGGCGAAGTACCAATTAGTACTCGTGCCCGATGAATTACCGGCAGTGATCGAGTTTGATCCTGCTGTTGCCTCAGTGGTTGTGAACGGTAAGCAACGCGATCTTGTGCAAATCCAACCAAGCTATGCTGCCGTTATTGGTGATCTAGCCTTTGCCAAGCCGGATCTCTCTTTGGCGTTCCCGGTACTACAGGGGCAGCATGTGCTGCAGCAGCAAGTCGAAAATGCAGATCTTGTACAGGCGACTGATTAA
- the malE gene encoding maltose/maltodextrin ABC transporter substrate-binding protein MalE, giving the protein MKRVMKSFALCSLTAALAFPMAASAMQEGEILIWINGDKGYEGLAEVGRQFEEDTGVKVNVQYPESLEAKFQQVAPTGGGPDIIFWAHDRFGGYAKSGLLTEIKPSQAFKDKLVDFSWDAVTYEGKLVGYPIALESPSLIYNKDLLPEPPKTWEELYEIEKQMAAKGKKAIMWDVKNAYFTWPMISANGGYAFKKTETGFDGKQIGINNEAGVAGLSFLVDLSKKGVVSADMDYAVSESEFNKGNVAMTINGPWSWGNLEKSKINYGVAVFPTLNGGKSNPFVGVLSAGINSASPNTDLAVEFLENYLITDEGLAKVNNDKPLGAVTLKSFQQELSKDSRIAATMTNAENGEIMPNIPEMTAYWFAEGAAIENALLGRQTVQEALDTAASQIR; this is encoded by the coding sequence ATGAAACGTGTAATGAAATCGTTCGCTCTGTGCTCTCTGACCGCTGCGCTTGCATTTCCGATGGCGGCGTCTGCCATGCAGGAAGGTGAAATTCTTATTTGGATCAATGGCGACAAAGGTTATGAAGGCCTTGCCGAAGTCGGTCGCCAGTTTGAAGAAGACACAGGGGTGAAAGTTAACGTTCAATACCCTGAATCACTGGAAGCCAAGTTCCAGCAAGTGGCTCCAACAGGCGGCGGCCCTGACATTATCTTTTGGGCACATGACCGTTTCGGTGGTTATGCCAAATCTGGCCTGCTGACCGAAATCAAACCGTCGCAAGCGTTCAAAGACAAGCTGGTTGATTTCAGTTGGGATGCGGTAACTTATGAAGGTAAGCTAGTCGGCTACCCAATTGCATTGGAATCGCCTTCGCTGATTTACAACAAAGACCTACTTCCTGAGCCTCCTAAGACATGGGAAGAGTTGTACGAGATCGAAAAACAAATGGCTGCCAAAGGCAAGAAAGCCATTATGTGGGATGTGAAGAATGCTTACTTCACTTGGCCAATGATCTCTGCCAACGGCGGTTATGCATTCAAGAAGACCGAGACAGGCTTTGACGGTAAGCAAATCGGCATCAACAACGAAGCCGGTGTTGCTGGTCTGAGCTTCTTGGTTGACCTTTCTAAGAAAGGTGTTGTGTCAGCAGATATGGATTACGCCGTGTCCGAGTCTGAATTCAACAAGGGTAACGTGGCAATGACCATCAACGGCCCATGGTCTTGGGGTAACCTAGAAAAATCAAAGATCAACTACGGCGTTGCGGTATTCCCGACACTGAATGGCGGTAAGTCTAACCCATTCGTTGGTGTATTGAGTGCGGGGATCAACTCTGCCAGCCCTAACACGGACCTTGCCGTTGAATTCCTGGAAAACTACCTGATCACTGACGAAGGTTTGGCGAAAGTCAATAACGACAAGCCATTGGGTGCGGTGACGCTGAAGTCTTTCCAGCAGGAGCTTTCTAAGGACAGCCGTATTGCCGCGACAATGACCAATGCGGAAAACGGCGAAATCATGCCGAACATCCCTGAGATGACGGCATACTGGTTTGCTGAAGGTGCGGCTATCGAGAATGCCCTTCTAGGTCGTCAGACGGTTCAGGAAGCATTGGATACAGCGGCTTCTCAGATCCGTTAA
- a CDS encoding potassium/proton antiporter yields the protein MSTELILLGMAMLIAIGILLHHPSKTLGLPSLLIFIGVGLLFGNGELNFVYDDLALTSFIGSLALNVIVFVGGLNTSKASIQVAYKEGGVLSTIGVLFTTFIFGGLLYYITDFNILTCLLFAAVVSSTDAAAVFSILESKKLKLKESTDTILEFESATNDPVALLLVAILTEMLVNTNQQVSGLSIGIELVQQIIVGLGAGYLIGWSCVWLLNKIKLEEYGLIPVFILACFFIAAYGSDMLGGNILVSSYVAGVFIGNELKRGREVSKHFFNSLSWLAQALMFIILGLQFFPKELFADMWSAIIPAIALIFIARPLAVFLSYLPFRKVSFKKKFFISAIGLKGATPIVFALIPASAGVAGSQEMVHMVFFIVLISVVLQGWAIEPLSNKLGLVDK from the coding sequence TTGAGCACAGAATTAATTTTGTTAGGGATGGCGATGTTGATTGCCATCGGGATCCTACTTCACCACCCATCAAAAACCCTGGGCCTGCCTTCGCTGCTTATTTTCATCGGCGTTGGGTTATTGTTTGGTAATGGTGAGCTTAATTTTGTTTATGACGATTTGGCATTAACGTCATTCATCGGCTCGTTAGCCCTGAATGTCATTGTTTTTGTGGGGGGCCTGAACACCTCTAAAGCCAGCATACAAGTGGCTTATAAAGAGGGTGGGGTGCTTTCCACCATCGGGGTACTGTTCACCACCTTCATTTTCGGTGGGCTACTTTACTACATCACTGATTTTAATATTTTAACCTGCCTGTTATTTGCCGCGGTGGTCTCGTCTACTGACGCAGCGGCGGTATTCTCTATTCTTGAATCGAAGAAGCTCAAACTAAAAGAATCGACCGATACTATCTTGGAGTTTGAGTCAGCGACCAATGATCCGGTGGCGTTGCTGCTGGTCGCTATTCTGACCGAAATGTTAGTGAATACTAATCAGCAGGTCAGTGGGCTTTCAATAGGTATCGAACTTGTCCAGCAAATCATCGTTGGACTTGGTGCTGGTTATCTGATTGGTTGGAGTTGCGTTTGGTTGCTTAACAAAATCAAACTTGAAGAATACGGTTTGATCCCTGTGTTTATTCTTGCCTGCTTCTTTATTGCCGCTTATGGCAGCGACATGTTAGGCGGTAATATCCTGGTGTCGTCTTATGTCGCGGGTGTGTTTATTGGTAATGAACTCAAACGCGGGCGGGAGGTGAGTAAGCACTTCTTTAACAGCTTATCGTGGCTTGCCCAAGCGTTGATGTTTATTATTCTTGGCTTGCAGTTCTTCCCGAAAGAGCTATTCGCTGATATGTGGTCCGCTATTATTCCGGCGATCGCGCTGATTTTCATTGCCAGACCACTAGCTGTTTTCCTGAGCTACCTGCCGTTTAGGAAAGTATCGTTTAAGAAGAAGTTCTTTATCTCGGCTATCGGGTTGAAAGGGGCAACGCCAATTGTATTTGCCCTGATCCCAGCATCTGCGGGTGTAGCGGGCTCGCAAGAAATGGTGCATATGGTGTTCTTCATTGTCCTGATCTCCGTTGTCCTGCAGGGGTGGGCCATTGAGCCCCTGTCTAACAAATTGGGGCTGGTGGATAAATAA
- a CDS encoding alpha-amylase family protein, with the protein MTDFTHSSRTQQTTGKKNKEVVYQVFTRLFGNTNATNKPWGTLEENGVGKFADFTDKALSEIKALGVTHIWYTGVPHHALVRDYTAYGIGNDHPSVVKGRAGSPYAVKDYYNVNPDLALDPANRLEEFRALIERSHRHGLKVIIDIVPNHVARRYRSLTNPDGVEDFGASDDTSVAYHKHNNFYYIPGERFTVPVAKDGYLPLGGESHPSLATPFEETPAKWTGNGSRLAQPEFDDWYETVKVNYGIRPDGSKDFDELPAGFDTQGHAAHFAFWQDKEVPDSWIKFRDVALYWLAMGVDGFRYDMAEMVPVEFWSYMNSAIKQENPEAFLMAEVYQPDLYRDYIHLGKMDYLYDKVDLYDTLKLVMQGKGSTDAIVGVQEQLMDIEHHMLHFLDNHDEQRVASPEFAGDANKGKPAMLVSTLLSTSPTMIYFGQEVGEAGAEDAGFGLASRTSIFDYFGVPHHQRWMNHGEFDGGQLTEEERGLRDFYQRLMNFSLSCPALMGHYCELHTHNRQHGAGYDDQLFAFSRFDDSERLVMLANFGDAKGEVTLSLPESLLGQWQIADGEYELEEQLYHAANALLVVENGLGSIKLDVRALDCFAFSLAN; encoded by the coding sequence ATGACAGATTTTACGCATTCATCTCGTACTCAACAGACGACGGGTAAGAAAAACAAAGAAGTGGTTTACCAGGTATTCACTCGTTTGTTTGGTAATACCAACGCCACCAATAAGCCTTGGGGCACGCTGGAAGAAAACGGTGTGGGCAAGTTTGCCGATTTCACCGACAAGGCACTGAGCGAAATCAAGGCACTGGGTGTGACCCACATTTGGTATACCGGGGTGCCGCACCATGCCTTGGTGCGTGATTACACCGCCTACGGTATCGGCAATGATCATCCCAGTGTGGTCAAAGGTCGCGCGGGATCACCGTATGCCGTCAAGGATTACTACAATGTGAACCCAGATCTGGCTCTTGATCCGGCTAACCGGCTTGAAGAGTTCAGAGCACTTATCGAACGCTCGCACAGACACGGCTTGAAGGTGATTATTGATATTGTCCCTAACCATGTGGCAAGGCGTTACCGGAGTCTGACAAACCCTGACGGTGTGGAGGATTTCGGTGCCTCAGATGACACCAGTGTGGCTTATCACAAACATAACAACTTCTATTACATTCCGGGCGAGCGCTTTACGGTTCCGGTCGCAAAAGACGGATACTTGCCTTTAGGGGGGGAGTCGCATCCTTCGCTGGCAACGCCTTTTGAAGAAACACCGGCCAAGTGGACAGGTAACGGCTCGCGTTTGGCCCAGCCGGAGTTCGATGACTGGTATGAAACCGTCAAGGTCAACTATGGCATCCGCCCTGACGGCAGTAAGGATTTCGACGAGCTGCCTGCCGGTTTCGACACCCAAGGCCACGCCGCGCATTTTGCCTTCTGGCAGGATAAAGAGGTGCCGGATTCCTGGATTAAGTTCCGTGATGTCGCGCTCTACTGGCTGGCTATGGGGGTAGACGGTTTCCGCTATGACATGGCCGAGATGGTGCCGGTTGAGTTCTGGAGTTATATGAACTCAGCCATTAAACAGGAAAACCCGGAAGCCTTTTTGATGGCGGAAGTGTATCAACCAGATCTGTACCGTGACTACATTCACCTTGGCAAAATGGATTATCTGTACGATAAGGTCGACTTGTACGATACCCTGAAGTTGGTGATGCAGGGCAAGGGCTCGACAGATGCCATCGTGGGGGTTCAAGAGCAGCTGATGGACATTGAGCATCATATGCTCCACTTCCTGGACAACCACGATGAACAGCGGGTAGCCAGTCCGGAATTTGCGGGTGATGCCAACAAAGGCAAACCAGCCATGCTGGTATCCACCTTGCTGAGTACGTCACCGACTATGATCTATTTTGGTCAGGAGGTTGGTGAAGCCGGCGCCGAAGATGCGGGGTTTGGTTTGGCGTCCCGTACCTCGATTTTTGATTATTTCGGCGTACCTCATCATCAACGCTGGATGAACCATGGTGAGTTTGATGGCGGTCAGTTGACAGAAGAAGAACGCGGATTGCGTGATTTCTACCAGCGGCTGATGAATTTTTCGCTCAGCTGCCCCGCATTGATGGGACATTACTGTGAGCTGCATACCCACAACCGCCAGCATGGGGCTGGTTACGATGACCAGTTGTTTGCCTTCAGCCGTTTTGATGATAGTGAGCGGCTAGTCATGCTGGCGAATTTTGGCGATGCCAAAGGCGAGGTGACATTGTCACTGCCAGAGTCGCTGCTAGGGCAGTGGCAGATTGCGGACGGCGAGTATGAGCTGGAAGAGCAACTCTATCATGCGGCTAACGCGCTGCTGGTGGTGGAAAATGGCCTCGGCAGTATAAAATTGGATGTGCGGGCGCTCGATTGCTTTGCTTTCTCACTAGCTAACTAG